In the Glycine max cultivar Williams 82 chromosome 19, Glycine_max_v4.0, whole genome shotgun sequence genome, CACATTTCACTGCTAACGCAGCGCTATTAACTACTTAACTTAGATTAAAGCATGTAGTTGTAAGATATAACCAACCCGTAACCGGTGGCCATCAAAATCATAGCCATCACGACCACGAATTGCATCCTCAGCATCTTGAGCATCTTCAAACTGCAATAATCAGTCATCAATCAGGATAGAGGGTGGAAAAAATGGAATTTTATGACAAACTGAATGGCTCCAAACTCACCTCTACAAATGCATAACCAGGTGGTCTTGGGGGAACCTTTAGGTCGATGTGTGTTATGTGTCCGTACTACAAAGTGAAATTTATGCATAAACAACAACCAACTTCATAATTATGAAAGAGTGAAAGAACCAACATTTGCACTAAACATTAATCACATGGTACATACAACAGAAAATCATTAACAGTCACATGTACATATCAGGAGCACATTCAACCTAAAATGTCCTAAAGGGGACCATGAAAAATGGTATCTTACTGCAATTACCATTCATTGCTATACCTTAATTTTAACCCACCACCTTAACCGTAAGCATTGATCACTTAAGCCCACAATCACTTTAGTCCCTTGACTTCACAATACCCTCACAATAGTCCCTCCCTATGAAGCACAGACACTCCAGTCCCTTGCCGTGTCTGTGTCCGACACGCGTCCGTGTCAGTGTCCGACACGACACCCGTACTACGTtctatattttggacattacaGGTGTCCACGTGTCCGTGTCGTGTCCAGTGTCCGTGTCGGTGTTGGTGCTTCATAGGTCCCTCCTGACTTGGCAAAACAtcattcacttgagttgttttAACTACATTTTTCATTGACATTAAAGACAAAAGTGAATGACATTTTACAAAAGTCAAGAACCAAAGTGATGACTTGCAAAGTCATAGCTTACAATCTTAGGGACTAAAATGGAGTTCACTCCCCACTTTAACAAATATAAACCAAACGAACTCCTCAAATAACAGAAGAATGGAAATGTAGGTATAGATCATAGCAAGCAAATGACTTTCAATCCCAAATACATGTAATATTAATCCCAAACGAAACCCTTATCTAGTTAGGTGTAACCCACATCCCTAAGCTTACAGCAAGTACCAAATTTTAGATCAAAATgcagacaaaacaaaaaaaaaatcaaagcacCTTCAGAAACAAATCTTCAACTTCTCTTTCACGGATATCACCGGGTAGATTCCCAACGTAGACAGTTCTGCTCGAGCGTctactcattttcttttctgCGACACAAAGAAAAATCGAAAAATAAGCAACAGCATGCtacaattaaaaaactaaatattattttccaaGCCCTAGCGCCCATTATAAGACCCATGTTGTGAAGATGAAAACCACAGTAGAGCTAATTCAacgagaaatttaaaattctgaataGAACAAAAATATCGCAGCAAAAGGGGAACAAAGCAGTTAGAGTAAAGAAGCAATAAGGTGTGTAATTGGGGGACAGGAACTCGCCTTTGATTAGTGGAGATAGGGAATCGGTGGCGATGCGGTGAAAGGTTCAGAAGTtagggttttttattttagagaaGAAGACACGACACGACACGGGAGAGGGAAATTGGATGACAAAAAGCGTGTAATCTTATACTACGACGCCTTTGAGAGACCATGGTCACGCCTGATTCTTGATATTTTAGTAGTAAATTTTTCGTATATTATacgaatttttaatttaaataataatattctgaaaattaaatattaatttaaaaaaatatattttggaaaTGTAAATATtgggattaagaaaaaaaaaggatgaaatcttacattaaaaaaataatttactgttcttatattaaaaataatcttgggagtatgttgaagaaagaaagaaaaaaataatgcatgTGCTTAtgttaaaaaagagaaattaaatttataatatataatttaattttttttacaaattgattttttttactgaataatTGAACAGCTTAATGCAAGCTAAGGTAAAACCAAAAAACAAGGATAAAATGCATACATACAATTCCTTTAAGAAAGTATTGTTAAATTTAAGGGttaaattttcattatgtaGTTAAGAACGCTaatgaaaaaacaatttaaaacaaatgCTCAAATTTATAAAGTTAAGAATCAAATTCAACAACCAAAGCGATGACTTGCAAGTTACAAAATCATAGCTTACAATCTTAGGGATTAAAATGGAGTTCAGTCCCGACATTAATGTAACCAAACAAAATCGACTCAAAGTGattgattaataaattataatgaaattatttttattttcaatgtacTAATAATcccttataattataactttgTGTACAGTGAGAATGTATTGTGAAGGTGCGATTAACACGTGATTAAGTATATACTATAGATACagatttatcatattttattattatgtaactTTTTGAGAAATAACTAATTAAACACTctcataaaaaattgatattacattaataataaCTATTCCCTTTTAactcatatataaataaatttaacttattttatcttttttaataatatcatttttaaaacacCCTtcctttagttttaattttattttcaatgtcttttttatttatggtaACAGGTTCTAATGaagagtattttaaaaataaccttatattttactcataattaaaaaattaattaaagtcaactaatttttgttatttttgcttatatatgaATTTGGAGGAAATACATTATATATTAGTGTGTTGTTATTCATATTAATTGTTATACACTACACTGCTAGTTTTATGCTTATGCCAACTATTTATTTGGGTACCACATCAATATTAGAATTTTGGTGATATAAGATTTAGGGTGTTTTGAATTTTCAGTGAAAGTATCTAAAAGCATgtttgagaaaaatattaatttggggTCAGGTTTGGTTACTtcccaaaaatatgtttgaatgtAAAACCTTATCTAAAAACTCAGTttcagaaaaacaaaatttgatatACTTTCACAAACTAAGCTAGTAAACTTAAGTTTAacccaattttaaaattaaaaactttaatcTAAATGTGTTGCTCGTCGAGgaagaaataaatatttggCAAAGTACTAAgaccaaaaataataaacacattgctattcaaatattcaattaGAGAGATAAAGCAGAATCCTTGATAATAATCACGAAGAGCATGGGAAGATTTAGCCTTAATCCATTGTTCTTAAGATTTTGATGAATCCACCCTTTTTGTAAAATTAGAAATGTAGTCCTACGCTCTTCCTCACAATCAAGATTTTAATTTGTTGATCTTTTTCATTTAGAGAATTTCAATCCTTTTAACCCATGTTTACATCTCAAAGACATTTACCAAATTCACTCAGCAAACTTATAGTGAAATTTGCAGTCCTAAGTTGACTTCTGAATTTATTGCACAGGGAAAAGAAGCCCGCAAcatcaaaagtataaaatatggGCTCACAGAACATGCAGGAATACCGATCCAAGCAAATCACAaacattttatcaaaataattgttCAGAAGCTTAGATTGAAAATTAACTCCAGGTTCTAATGATGATGTTCATTAACCCCATCCTCCTGGCCTTTCCTGGTAGCAGCCCTTAGTTTGCGCTGCTCCTCCTTGTAAATCCGGTTTCGTCGTTGAAACTGcattaaacaaacaaaatcaacaTCAGCAATTTAGTAGCCTATCAAAATCTTGTATCTGAAGAAGGAAGTTAATTTTCATCAGTGGCAAAGTAAAACtgacaatttttaataatatggcATTCTCAAATACCAGTATATACTTCTGTCACCAAAGTAAGCTTCATTGAGAAAACATTATAAATAGGATAGCTATGTAATCAGGAATTCTTTATACTAAAAGCTAAACACTGGTAATTTTCAATCCTCCCATATTACCCTTAGTATCCCAAACAAGTTATACAACTTTCACCCCATATTCTGATTCTTGCCAAAAGCAACGTCTTCACTGCTCCCAAACATAAGAGTTttccttttaaataaataaaataagcacTCCATGAGTGTGCTTTTGATGCCGAGGGACTATATAAACAGCAAAATACAAATAGTTGAGTTACAATTCAACTTTTTGactttttgttctattttctATTTGGTGGATAATGCATAGCATAAACAATTTTGAGGGAGAATTAGGGATGAAAGGTTGGAGGACAAAGACTGTGAAAGAGAAAGGGTtgggtattttttatttttgaatggtATTGTGTGTGACACAAGGTTATCCCATGGCTCAGAATTGCTGTGATGcatcttttgttttgtcatgTCCCATGGCTATGTTAGAAACCAAACATGGAATAAGAATTGCTGTGTTGTCCAATCCTTTATCCATTAGCAAATCAATTCAATCCCAAGAGTATACATAATACACAGTACCTGATTACTAGATCAAACCATACAAATGATAAACTTGACTACATTAGACAACAGGCTTTAACCAGATAATagcaacaagaaaaaaaaaagggacaacTTTATCActcttgtaaattttatttaatattttcattaatgatATACCACTATGTATAGTGTTGTGAATATAATGACTCAGAACGATGGTTAACCTGTGTAATTTTTCACCAGAAGTTTGAAATTCATACACTAGATTAGTTATTAGGAGTGGACGAACAGCAAAGTGTCTAACCATGTGATTAAGCAGCATTATATGATAACAGCATAAAATTTCAGAAACTAACCACCATCTTATTGTCAACCACATGATTATACATTGTCAGAGTTGTATCTTGactatatgaataattttaagcCAATCAGTTCAGCTAAATAGCTAACAAACAACTGATATCTCATTATCCATTGTTAATTGAGTAAAACCACCGTATGAGCTACAAAATAGATAGATAAAATATGTTGTGAAAGTAAGAGAAGAAATTAAGTTTAGAAACTTCAAAGGCTTACAGTCAAATCAAATATTGAAAGTCCAGTTGTAATTCAAAGTTCACAATCCATGGCCAAATTCTGTTAAGCAACAAATACCATTGGTCACTAGCAACAAAATGAACATAGTTGTCATAAAAGAGAAACACAAACGAAATCAGAGAATCCAAAGTAGTCAGCACAAACCCAATGTTGTTTTCATAGGGAACTCAGACTGAAATAGAATGTAGATTAAAATATGATTGCTGCAGGGAAAAGGCAAATAAAATTTCAAGATTTAAAGGAAACAGTATGTTGAAAtcttcaaaatcaccaataaagttttatattaaaatcagGTCAAAATATAACATAAGTTAACtgcaaaatatacaaaatttgaATTGGAGCATAATGGACTCAGGAAGCATAGAATACAGACATATCACTACCCATACTTTACTCGCTATGTCCTGATGGCTTCATTCGGGAGAGGCAAACATTAGACACAGAATAAATGGAGTGAAATTAGCAGTGCAAGAAATTGAATGTATTACAATAGTTTGCAAGTCCTTTCACAGGAAACTCTCCATTTCAGTTAACTCACCGTGTTGATTTATTAAACTGCTATTAGGTAAcaagcacacacacacacacacaaaaaaaagataacagTAAGGCTTTACCAAGTCCATAGTCTCTAACTTATTGAATGGACATGTTTTCTCAAACAACCAAATGCCTTTACAGATGAGCAACAAATATAAagggggaaaaaagaaagatCTGACTAGTTTTAGATCAATTCTAAGCGCAGagctaaaagaatttttttgttttttcttaatgCTGCTGTAGTAGAATGATATTCCACAACAACTACAACAGATAGTGAAAAGTTTTACTTTTTACAGTAACAGTGGCCAATTCAATCACTTACCATTCACCTATTATTAGGACTTTCCttttcacaataaataaatgaggTGTAAGTCCAGTTCCTTCCTTCTTGAGAAGTTCTTAGAAGCCACATTCATCTTCATTTGATGTGGATATAAGCAGAAGAGGGAATTTGCAAATTCAACTCTAGCTTAAACACTTCCACAGATGTCTCCTTTCAATACAGTAAATTGAATCATCAAATAATTTAAGATCCCAAACACAGGACAAACTTCAGTCCGTCAGATTAATGCACTGAACCACAAAAGTCGATCTAAGTAAAATGAAAGAGACAAGATGTGAAAGTCGCGTAATCGATAGGGTTCGTAAACGAGGGGAATGAATGCATATGAGTAGAAATTAGGGTTTCGAAAAATGAAAGGGAGTGGTTAAGGAAAAGACCTCTTTGGAATGGTGGAGGCACTCGAGGTAGTCTTCGCGGAGAAAAGCACAGTCCTTGGGCTCACGGCAGCGAGACATGCACTCGCTGAAATCCATCCAGAAATCGTAGCAGCGACCTTTGTTTCCGGTAATTCCCCAGCCCGAcgccatctctctctctctctctctttctctttcgcTGTTTCTACACCCAATTTCTCCTCAGCTCTCTCGTTGATGTGACAAATTGCTCCTAAAAGAggaatatttcatatttaatagCTATACAAAATCCATGATAAAATAGTGCTGaagtaatttaataataaattagtttttaaatttttaagttaatgttaatttaatcttaaaaaatataacttgttttaaataataataaaataatctcatatgactaatttaataaatatgattaatttattttatttgtttatatttttagagattaattttgtatttttttttatgatcaatTTTATCATCGCATGATATTTTCAAacacaaatttgatttttttttctttttttcaccgtgctgtttttttaattaaattgataaatttaaatttaattaaatatatatatgaataatgaaaatatattttatactacTATTATCATCTATTCTTATATTAAGATTAGAATACATGATATTCTTATATTAAGATTAGAatacatgaaaaacaaaaagaggttTTCCGTGTgagttaaacattttttttcatttataagtaGGCATGGCAATGGGTCCGAATCCGTGGGACCTGCTCCGGACCCGCCTCAATTTTGACGGGAAAGATCCGAGTTGACCGGGGTCGGGGTCGGATTTTTCCCGATAACCAACATCGATTTCGGGGCGGGGATTGATTCTCCCATCCCCGACCCCGAAACAGTACTCGAACCCGTCCcgctaattattaatatatatcacacattgaaatatgaaactattagattaaattttatgctagtattgaattaaattttatgttttatttaaaattatattttttaattaaattttataaaaatgtcggGGACGGAACGGGGTGGGGAAAACCCAACCCCATCAAGGACAGGGATGGGATGTAAATATACCCCCGTCGATTTCGGGGACAGGGGCGGGTAGGGAAATGGGGAGTTGGGGCGGGGGTGAGGTAAACAAAACCTGACCCTGACCCGCCCCGCCCCGTTGTCATGCCTATTTATAAGTGCATTTCACACTCAATCTTCACAactaatcaaacattttttctcACAACTAATCAATGAATCATTGTACTCTTACCGTTGATTTCAGGTAAATGTTAACAATAcactcttttaaaaaattaaatagaactattcttttaaaacaaattttgctcatcatattatatttttttaataaattttaacaataaaaaaagtatgttaGAAGAAATATATTATTCGCAGTCATCTAGTTTGTTTATTTGCTCATTTTAGATATCTATTCCTTTTGTTATACGATATAGATATGCAAAAATTTAGAAAGACAATTCAACCACCCGTGTTTATTCTCTCTTATTTACATCAACAATgcaaattaaataaagtaaatatcttaaaataatcctaatataatcaagaaaaatcaaactaGAGGTTATCTTCGATGTTACTCTCAGTAAACCGATTCCCAGATGGAATTTAATATTGATTGGCCTGTTAATGTTGCGATATGAATAAAATCAAAGAGTCCAGAGCAAAACTTCTCTATCTGTCTAGAATGAATGTGTCTCCTGCCTTAGGTAATTAATGAAGAGAATTACAAGAGATCGATCATTCTTAATTAGAATCCTGAGAATGTGACCCCTACCCAAGTAGTATAGGTTGTCATATCAAATATGGACGACCAAGATAACACTGTAAGTTGAAGAGGGATTCCTCCTGAGAATAACATTACCATTGGTGACATGGTGAATACGAGTGTAGGTGTAGCTTGATCAAGCGGGTGATGTGGTTAGAACACTCTACAACTCTCAAGTACCAAACCTCAAAGGTGAAGACAGTATGATTTTtttcaacataaataaaatattcatacaaaagaggaggaaaagaaaaagaaaatatagaaattatatattatatatgtaacatCCTAGTTCCTTCGTACATAAGATAAACGGGGTTAGCACATAACATTGATAGATCAAAATAGGAAATTGTTTTTGTACCCTTCGGTGTACTCCAATTGTTTTTAGCCGAAATTCACACATTTAGTTTCTTTATTCTATAATGTTTGAGATTGAGAGGATGTATATTATTTGTTCTAATTAG is a window encoding:
- the LOC100527389 gene encoding NADH dehydrogenase [ubiquinone] iron-sulfur protein 5-B, coding for MASGWGITGNKGRCYDFWMDFSECMSRCREPKDCAFLREDYLECLHHSKEFQRRNRIYKEEQRKLRAATRKGQEDGVNEHHH